The Pseudoalteromonas luteoviolacea DNA window TAATTTTGTTTTGTTTTCTTTTTTAACCTTTTAAAGTGAAAGCTTCACTTTTATTATGGGTGATAATGGTTATTTACTCATGTTGTCTACTGAATAAAAACTTTATATCTAAAGAGCCGTGTCCTAAGCATTAAGGGTTTTTCTGGTTTTGTGTTCATCTACTCGGACATTGCTCTATTAATTTGCGGGTTTTGACTTATTTCGCTAGGTCTTTATGTTGTGATTCATGATAGAAGCCTCAATTTTGTCACCAAAGGTTGGGTCAGATTTCAAGTCTGTGCCTTAGCCGACATTGCAAGGCTTATGAGCCTTGCTGGTAATGCGTATTACTGACAAGTTGAAACCAATGTGTCTTTTAAAAACTCTCCGATTTGGTTTTGTGTATCTAGACTAAAGCTGTAATGCCCACCTTTAAGCGCAATATGTTTATATGAGTGAGGGTAGTTAACTTTGTTTAACTGCGCCATGATTTCATTAGACATGCTATATGATGGCCAGATTTCGTCTTGTTTAGCCGAAACGAGTAAAATAGGGCCATTGTTTTTTTCGATGGGAATGCGTGCAGCGCTAATAATATCTTTATGAGTGCTGGCGAGTGCTTGGTTAAAAGCGGGTGTAAACTCACCTGTAAAATTACCTTTTTGCATCTGCCAAGTTAGTAAGGGGGCATCGACATAATTAAGTGGCTTTTCGCGCAATTTCCAACCTGATCGCGAAGAAATGGTTTTAACCGCATTCCAACTGACATGAGTAGGCATTACAGCAACAACATGATTGATATTGTCAAAATGACTGCCTAGTAGTAGGGCTAACTCGGCCCCCTTGGAAAAGCCATAGACAGCGATGCAGTTTTCATTAATAAGAGGGTCTTTTGCCAAGGTATTGATCCGCGCAACGATATCCTCAAGTGATAACTCCACTTGTTGTGATGGCGTTGATTCTGTGCCGTAGTAGCCTAGTGCGGCCACTGAGATTCCCATATCATGAAAGCTATTTAAAAATGGTTGCCAAAGGGGCTTAGCTAAGGTGTTGCCTCCCTCACTGCCGCCAAATACAACGACCAACGGATGTTTTTCTCCATCATTGATAAAGTGTTTTTTTACGTCTGGATCAGAGCTCGAACTGCAAGCCGCAAGGAGCCCTACCAAGCAAAATGGCATCATTGATTTCATAATTTTTCCTGTTTTTATGGTTATAAATTGAGTATGTTTTTGAGGAGCTTTGCCCCGTTTCTACTGCTGATGACTTGTATACGTGAGTTTTGCAATGTGATTAGATAACCACCTGTCACCCAACGTTCAAGTGTGTCAATTCGGTGCGTGTTCACTATGCTATCTCGATGCACTCTTAAAAATTGATTTGGCAAAATGTGAGTTAAATCATCTAAAGCAAAATCAAGGGGGTATGATCGAGATGGCGTATGTGCAATGGCTTGGCCATGCTCAAGTTTGATGGTTTCGATGTGATTCACTTCAACCATACATACTTTGCCTGCAAATTTGCAGGTTAAAGTCTGAGTTGTTTTTTGTTGGCCAACTAACTGATGGTTAACTCGATTGAGTGCCAATGCCAACCTTTCGGTATCATAGGGCTTTAGCAAATAGTCTGTTGCGCCCATATCAAAAGCATCGACAGCAAACTCACTATATGCCGTGGTAAAAATCAGTTGCCCTGTGTACCCACTTTGGATAAATCGCTTGGCAAAATCGACGCCATTTATTTGGGGTAAATTGATATCAACAAACACCACATCAAGTTTTAGATCTTGAAGCTCAGTTAAACTAGCTATAGGTCTTGAATTGGTATAAACGAGCGTGCTTAGCTTTAGTTCTTCTAATTGAGAGGTAAGCTTATCTAACGCCGGTTGCTCGTCTTCAATTATGGCAACTTTAAGCATTTATACCGCTCCTTTTGACAATGCAAAGCATACTTTTGCACCACCATTTGGCACATTACTGAGCTCAAGTTGTGTGCCCATTTCAAGTTGTAACCTTGATTGCGTAATTGCTAAGCCAAGCCCATTATCTAGCTCGTCAGACAAAGTATGATCCGCAAACCCTTGGCCGTTGTCTTCTACAGATATGGTAAAGCTATGGTCATGATCAGTTGCACTTATTTTTACGATGAGTGGCTTCAATACACTGTGCTTAAGCGCATTTTCTAGCAGGGGTTGTAAGATCATGGCTGGGATCTGTGCATTGAGTAAGTTGTCCTGAATATCAAATACGAATGTCACATCCTTACCGAAACGTGCTTTCTCTATTTCACACCATTGATTAATAGCCACCAGTTCATCCGCCAGTGAGACAGTTTTATTTTGCGCATTGCTATTGCTGGCATTATTTATGGAGTATCGCAACACCGTGGATAAGCTATGTACCAGTTGTTGTGCCGTTTTTGGTTTTGCCACAGTAAGCGCTGAAATGGTATTTAGACTGTTAAACAGAAAGTGCGGGTTGAGCTGGCTATGCAATACTTTAATTTCGGCTTGCTTTCGCAGAAGTTGCTCGTCTTTAAGGTGCTTCTGATTTA harbors:
- a CDS encoding sensor histidine kinase; this encodes MTEIHLNNTEKLLALVIMALVSLAISFTDWIQRGMAYSSLILYSSLLCVLFMYWLPMIISYLGINILKIKNWLAQISAFYFAVVLGSYTWGSLRAILLNIPALTITDAIFVALPWSIGIFVLCKFYLNQKHLKDEQLLRKQAEIKVLHSQLNPHFLFNSLNTISALTVAKPKTAQQLVHSLSTVLRYSINNASNSNAQNKTVSLADELVAINQWCEIEKARFGKDVTFVFDIQDNLLNAQIPAMILQPLLENALKHSVLKPLIVKISATDHDHSFTISVEDNGQGFADHTLSDELDNGLGLAITQSRLQLEMGTQLELSNVPNGGAKVCFALSKGAV
- a CDS encoding acyl-CoA thioester hydrolase/BAAT C-terminal domain-containing protein, translating into MKSMMPFCLVGLLAACSSSSDPDVKKHFINDGEKHPLVVVFGGSEGGNTLAKPLWQPFLNSFHDMGISVAALGYYGTESTPSQQVELSLEDIVARINTLAKDPLINENCIAVYGFSKGAELALLLGSHFDNINHVVAVMPTHVSWNAVKTISSRSGWKLREKPLNYVDAPLLTWQMQKGNFTGEFTPAFNQALASTHKDIISAARIPIEKNNGPILLVSAKQDEIWPSYSMSNEIMAQLNKVNYPHSYKHIALKGGHYSFSLDTQNQIGEFLKDTLVSTCQ
- a CDS encoding LytR/AlgR family response regulator transcription factor, which gives rise to MLKVAIIEDEQPALDKLTSQLEELKLSTLVYTNSRPIASLTELQDLKLDVVFVDINLPQINGVDFAKRFIQSGYTGQLIFTTAYSEFAVDAFDMGATDYLLKPYDTERLALALNRVNHQLVGQQKTTQTLTCKFAGKVCMVEVNHIETIKLEHGQAIAHTPSRSYPLDFALDDLTHILPNQFLRVHRDSIVNTHRIDTLERWVTGGYLITLQNSRIQVISSRNGAKLLKNILNL